The sequence TAAATGAAAACCTATCATTCGGCTTTACATCATAAATCCCTTGGTGATGTACATAATGAGAATTATTATCAGTGGTATTTTGTGGTCTTGAATTTTACCTTTAAAATTGTCAGCCTGAGACTAAATTAAAAAACCAGACCAAAAACCTGGTAGCTTTTCTGGTGTTTTGACAGGTGGTTTGTCTACAAATTGTGAAGCCGAAGGGTGCACGACGTTGACGTTGAGTAGGACGGCCGGTATAGGTAACAAATTGGTTTACTATAATACAAAGATTCATCGAGTGGAACGTTTAAGAGAACTTTGATAACCTATAAGGTTCAATCCTAGTTGATATATTTAAGGTAACCTTAATTTATGAAAGTGAAATGTTacattttcatatctgttttaATAACACAGTTGCACTCACTTTGTCTAACCTGACATGACAATTTTAGAATGTCGAAGTAACTAATCGATAGACTGAGCATTCCATACAAAATCCTCAACCCAAATCAGGCAATAAACTTTGATAATCTTATCAAACAGTTGTTCTCTTATTCACAACGGTAAAACTTAGTTATTTCAATCAGTTCATAAGGTGTTAAAAGTGATAATAtcaatagatagatagataaaaagTGAATTATAACATTAATTGAATTCTTAAGTCCGGTGACAAAAAATATGACTTTAATAGAATACCATATAACAACCGAAAAACTACTGGACCAGAGAAGTCAGTGATATCATTAACCTCATATTTCATCCACTTTTAGACAATACATATGCGTTTTTTCAGTGTAACACATTAACAACTACAGATTCACGTACTCAGCCTTCAGACATTTTTGTATGTGGCGGCTAGTGTGATATTACAGTCCTCCCCTAACCAAGGTATAAAAAAAACGATTGCAGAACTTGTACCCCAAACATTGATATAATTCAAGTGCATAATAAAATATACAACCCATTCTAAAATTATGAGACAAATTAACGAAAAGAAATCATAAACGTTAACTCATTCTGCTTACTAAGCAAAGCATCCAATGTTTCATGTTGACTAAGTGGAGAAATATTTATATCTTGTGGGAAATTGACTAATTCTATATCTTTGATCACATGTGGTAGAAGTGTTGCAAGCGTACGACAAAATGAACTGACAAAATGTCTTTTTTCTTCTAATTTCAAAGCATTAAATACCCATATCTGAATCAATGGAAATATAGGGAAAATAAGGGAAAATGAATGGAGTCTAGAACAAATGAACATGATAATTTATGTCCACAAAATAATACGAAGGTAAAAATTGTTACTTGAAAATATAACTTAATGCACAAACGTATTAATAACCCAGACATGACTCAGCTTCTAGATAGCAGGTATTTCAACTAGACTGAATAGATTATTCTAATTGTATGACAAAATCCAGTGCATAATTTGCAgtatgtaaaataaaaaaagtgttACTGATACCAATATAAAATTACTGATATGGTCAAACGCACAAAAACCATTACACAATATGGCATTCAATAGTGCTTGAATAATTCCGTGTACTGATGAAAGAAAAAATCATACGTAAATGAAACTTGAACATGTATAAGGGTCTTACTAATAGTGTAATCTCACAAGGAGTACCATTTCATTGCTAAAATTACGCATAAAACCCGGGTTGGTTGCAAATATGAATGGGGAGagacgcatcccaaacatcctggcattgttgctcagtgctgcCAAAAGACTCGGCATTTTACCAGCgccttcaccaaacaggactatgtcatctgggTACTCTGAGTCGATAAGTGGAACTCCTGGGAGGAGATAAATGGctgaaaattcagtcgatgagGACGTTATTGCCAGTAGTGAGTTTGTGATGAGGTTGAACAAAAAtagagatagtggacagccttgtcgGACAACACTTGAGGTTaaaaaatcagatgacagttcgccataggCTCTAACTCGACTGATAGTGTTCAAGGAGAGGGCCCTcataaggtttatgtacttctgaggtacacatCCCAATGACAGACACTACCACAGAACCTCCCGGTCGAGTCAAATGCTGTTTGTAGgtcaagaaaaactatcattaTCGGATGCCGATAAGCAGGCCTGTGTTCgaaaacctgacgaatggtgaatggGGTCGATGCAggcacgaccaggtctaaagccagcgtgattttctcgtgtttgcagttcaagAGTCTTGGTTAGgagtccgataattattgaggccagtattttagatgctatataagtcaaactaatccctctatggtttccacaggatgattttgaccccttcttatatattgggacaataagtgattgtgaccagtcagatgggattacgtccaactcccagattttaatCAGCCTAATTGCCAAAACTAGACCACCACACTTTAAGGCCTCTGAAGCCAATCCATCTTCCCTTcatcgtttcagattagctatagctttttgaacttcagatagagtcgggggacctacttcaatgttccattcacactgtctgggaatgatgGGTAGTTGTAAGGTAGCTGAGGGCCAGCTGGACTGCTACTTAAAGTTTCGCCCAttgttctaaacgtctgggctGATGTTTATTCATCTGAATacatatattggtacaaggggggcaccagatatatatgcgctgAGCAGATAAGTGTCGTCCTATTCCGAGATCGCCTCACActtcttaattccagtttcttttattagtccgAAGAGCTGTTTGGTGTTATCTACAGCCGCTGTCTTTTCCATCTCCTCTGCTTTTGtcgcccaccactgctcacggtcgtttcttagacttttggttaacctagatctgatttgcttTCGCTCTTCATTGTATTCAGAGTATCATGGGAaaagtttacgagaatccatcagtgcaatggACTAAGTAGAAATCTATCGGCTTTTGGTgaccctttggtttaaatcactaatagatgtcactgttGTTTCCACAGGTGTGAATACCGGAATATGTGTAAAAAGATCATAGCTGGATGCTGCACCACCTTAGAAAGATAGTTAGCATGCGACAGCCGAACTTGACCAATGTCACGCGAAAAATACGGAAAGAGATCTGGTTAAAGTAGAGATGTTCATCCGAGTTCAACTCCATTAGTATCTCAACCGCACCACGGATATCAACCATAAGACCAGTACATGTTACTGAAGAAGCTATCCTAATCGCTCAAAAATCTCAGATCTGGTCACTGATTTCTGATaggttacatccacggttgctaTCATCCCTCGGATACGCTATTTCAACACAACCCACGATGTTGTTCAACATGTCCGTTTCCCAAACTCAACTCAACAGGGATTGAAAGAACTTCAGTTATAACTATATTTAGGTATAGAAACAAATCGTGCCTACCAAAATTTGAGTCTAACTACGATAGTAGTTAAGTCACTTGAAAAATGATTTGGGCTGTTGCTTACTAAGTCACGTAGAAACATATAATCTGTTAACTCCCGGGGGACACGGGTTTTGAATTAAGCAGTCATGCTTACCTAGCTTAATTATTGCAAGAGAGGATCGGACAGCAGCCCAAGATAAGGGTTTCTCCGTCGGCGTGATACTCATCGATTTTAGTAAGACATCTAACGTTATTAAGGCTTAAATAGAAACTCTTTAGCTTTGGGATTACAGGTGCCACAAAAGTGTGCTTAAGAAACTCCTTCTGTGACCGAAGACAGGTGAGGGTATGTTGGACACTATATCAATGGGAACTAGTCAAGAGTGATGTATCCTAAGGTATCATCTCAGGCTTCTATTTCTTTATACCTCTAAATCAATGAATTACCGAGATTGTTTAGGTACTCTACACTGTTGTTTGCAGATGGCGTTGGAAACTGTAGAAGCTGGATCTTCACGAGAGAACAAGCTGAAGAAATTAGCACAAGCCCACTGTATACATAGTGAGTTTCTACTGATGACCAGGATAAAATACCATGTCAAAAGAAACGTCACGGTTATTTCCAGAATGAAAAAGTAACGTTACGAAGACTAACCTTATTTTCTGTAATGATTTGTAATTCATAGCTAGGTTGAGTTTTTGTATCTCTGCAGTCAATTTTTTTCAGATTCTTCGCGTTGCATACTTGCACTttcttaatttcatttttatccgTAATCTTGACCAGATAGACCTGAATGCTCGTAGGCTTCGTTAGTGAAACTAAGATATTGTTAATGATCTGCACTAATTACTTGTAAAAACTAAATGTTTCCGTTTGTGCTTGCTTTGGTGTCCAGATATAACACCAATCGACAAACCGACACGTTCATTTATAGGGTAAAATAATCGTGAGAGTTGATTAGAGTGATTTTCGGACATTGTAGCCGATAAATTCGTGCCGAACAAACTAAGATCTCAGACGTAGCGGATCGCGTCCAGTCGGAAAGAAGTCGAATGCACGACCCAGCAAGTGCACACCATGCGCTTACACTTATTAACAAATGCAATCAAGCGAAACCAGAACTCAGTTCAACGCACTACACTATCAACCAGTTTGGCGCTacgaaatataaaacaaatttccgcaaatttgtcaataaattcaaacaaataTTCATTGTTTGATACAATAAATATGCCGTTTTGAATATACTAGATGTCCAAAATTGATTTATTAACAGTCAAAATCTATAACTTTGTTCAAGTTGTAACGCAAATTCATCATCTCAAAATCTCGAAGATGATTGGCTAGTTAAATTTTTTGACCTGCCTATGTTAGATTGATTGCAATGAACTAGTTAGGCTTATTCGTATGCATAAAGCCTTCCCTATCTAGTCTATATAGGCTCGTATTGCCATCATAGCTGATCTAAGCTCCCTTTGTTATTGTTTTGACTGGTAAGCGTAGTTTACTATCATTGGTATCTTATACGCTTATATTTGCTTTTATGCGATGGAGCATCTGATTTCGGATTGAAATTTTTTTCCAGATACATTGGGACTATTAAATAATCATGAATAAGACTAAAGATAAGAATAAACCTAAGGGTCCTATGTCTGCTTATGCCTGTTTTGTACAAGTTATTCGAGAAGAGCACAAAAAGAAGCATCCTGGTGAACAAATTGTATTCAgtgatttttcaaaaaaatgcgCAGAACGATGGAAGGTTAGtagtctctttttttcttctaaatctTCAACTTTAATCTTACAGTTAATGACGCCAAAAGAGAAGAAACGATTCGAAGATCTAGCTGTCTTGGATAGAGAACGATTCAATCGTGAAATGTGTGATTACGTGCCACCAGATGGCATGAAAAAAGGGAAGAAACGCAAGGGTCCTAAAGACCCCACAGTACCTGCACGAGCCTGGTCtgctttctttttcttctgtgATGAATTCCGTTCAAAAGTCAGAGAAAGCAATCCGGATTGGAAAGTTGCAGATATTGCTAAAGAACTTGGACGTCAATGGGAAACTTGTCAAGATAAAGCAAAGTATGAACTATTAGCTCAAAAAGATAAACAGCGTTATGAAGAGGTAAATTACTCACTTTGGTTCATAAGTTTTTTTCTAATTCCTCTGAGTTTAAGCCGGTATTGTATCTCTAAAAAACTACTTTCGTTTCAGGACATGATAAAATATCGGGCCGGGACTTATGTTCCTAGAGAGAAGAAACTTGCAGGTGCTGTGTCAAACTCTGCATCTATCAGGACTTCTGAAGCTCAGAATCCAGATTGTGCTACAGTGACCAGTGCTGGAGGTGATGAAAACGGTGCGGAGTTAGAAGATGAAGATGACGGCGAACCTGATGAGGGTGAGGAAGAGTGAAGATCAGAACATTAGGTTTTTGATAACTCAGTTGTACAGGTTTATTGCATTTATAATGTTCTAATCCCCTTCCAATTCTTACCTAAACTTTGTATACATtggttttattgttatttttgtaTCATTCATAAATTGAATGTACATCATTCATACTTTGACTTTCGTTTATTGTGTGATGTAAGATTCTgataaacatatatattattGTTCATTATTGAGTGTTACTGTATTGTAATTTATAGTAGTACAGTTATATTCACGAGCTCGACTTTTCAACGTTTGAAATAAGGAGACGGCATGTTGTATAttcttgtgtttttttttcctgGACTAACGGGTACGTGTGGGTCCTTTTCTAGAGTATCTAGTCTTAAATAAGTTGGTCGGAAACCCGGACCAATTCTATATTATATCCCGAAAGTTGGCTTATCAATTGGGAAACCTATACAGCAGGGGATCTCTCATTCTTGACTTGTAAGCTCATCTGCTCTACTATTGTTATTCTTATTTAGATGATTGTAAGAGAGGGCTAAATCAGCCCCAGAACTGTGGTTAATTCGCTAAATAATCTACGATGGAGTGATGTGAATAATCCTGACCCCGGACACTTCAGTACATACGAGTTATAGCACTAAGTTTCCCCTAAAGATCCGAACCACTAGATTTCATGTTAACATGTCACCAAAAAGCCACTTCCTGTGTGATAAGCATCATAAATATTCACTGATTACTTTCCTATCAACGAAAAGTCAGTTAATCTTCCCAAAACTCCATGATATAAGAAGGATGAAAATGTCAATCATAACGTAGAACGAAAAGGCTGGGAAGTATGGATGGTAACATTGTCTGGACTTTAGTTAAAGAATATTCATATATGCATAGCTTAGCGGGATTAGCACATCCGAGTTACAGATGAGATGTCACAGTTTGGTAAGTGAATATGTATCCAAAACTCCATGTAGAAAGATCTGTTTAATCTCTGTTATTGGGGTGATCTTTCCCATCAACTGAACATGATGCTTCCTCTACGATACCAGACAATGGATTAGAATACTAAACAGGAAAAAGCGTTATTTACTTTGATATAGTATCGCAACGTACTTTCACTGAATCTGGTTGAGGAAAAAAAGCTTGTCGGCACAATGTGATGGACCTATCCCAAAGCGTCTTGAAGATCGGTGAGTAACTGAAGGCTACAGGTTACTGTGCTAGGTCTGCTAACATTCAAATTTTATGTCGAGATGTATAAAGCCTTTAAACTGATCTGGGACTTAATCATTACAATTAAGTATGTTTCGACATACACTAAATGCGGAAGTAAGAGTATGAGATTCCAAAGCACGTCCCTCTTACAATATCCCAAAAGTCAAAATAAGTTACGATTTTAAGACGACGTTCACTGGCACTCGGAAGCAGCCATGGGTCTTCGAACACAATTGATTAGGAAGGATATGCACAATGGTAGATACACGCTAACCACACTATCAATAAAATCCACACTGGAATAATGCGGGAGTTTTAAACCATTATTCGTGAACGAACTCGGATCTTCTGCAGAGTTTAGTGAACTACTACACTTAAGGTTTTGAGGTGGTTCACCCAATGTACATAGGATGACTTCATGACACTGTATCTTAGACGAATCAATTCAAATACTAGGGGATTTCTCATTTTGCACTCTGGGTGATTTCACTTTATAGTCAGACCTAATGAAGCGATACCTTCTGCATAGATTATTTCGCCCATTACGTAATCTCACCTTGAGTATTTAATATGGTAATTGTCTATCACTTTATATTACCTGATGTTCACTCCATTTAATAGTCACTCAATTATATTAGACCACATTAATTCAAGTGATTAGTATATACAAGTAATTTCATCATCTGGGAATGTTAAACTTATTTTGCTTACAATTTTAAATTTGGATTTTGACATATAAAGTTAATTCAGTCTACATTGATCCTGAGTGCTGTTAGAGAAATGAGGGCAgctatcacttcccggttgcccacaccgtgggagggtccttctagaggtacctgaaaaggaaattggattagataTGGTCTTactgacctgagagcgtgaccacagtgcccaagggacaactgcttgaggtcggtcacacacgacctttttgtaattttcgtgttagctccgtacttactGGAACCTTACCGCTGGAGACAGAAATCCGTGGGACAAGACGAGATGTGCATTTTAatggtcaaccttttctaacacCACTCCTTGTGgcaaggcagcatcgctgctaTGCTGGTTTCCTGAACGAAACACCTTActaccgtcacacctctgtacagttagCAGTACGACTTGGTGTTCTGACCttgagtttgctgcttttagtctcgCCGCTCGTCagccgacctgtctggcatggtaagACCTTGCGGAAccattgttccagccagtatagctcgattggacCACcacaataggcaagcccgaccaccgtgTCAAGGTAACTGCAACGGTCATGTCTATAATTGGTTTATCTGCATAGAATATAGTTTAGTCTGAGGATATTATTAATCATGAACTAATATGATCTAGAAAATGTTTTAACAATATAAAACTCCAGAATAGCCATTTCTTCCTAATTTAGAACCGCTCATCAGTAATCCATGAGATCGAGATCAAAAGCTATCATTTCTCGAAACGACTGCTTAATGGTTTATTCATTTAGTTTGGAAATACCATAATTTTAACCTTCAAGTTCACACGATGATGACTGTGTAGTTGCTCAGTTGGACATTACTGAAATTATCTTTGAAATTTCAATTATTGTGCTTACACAGTTTGTGTGCAACAACATTTTTTTAGAATATTCCATGTCTCTTCTTCAGTTGTTAACTCTCTCCAGGGGATTTTAAATTCGGTTTGCTGGTTGTATGTTATCGCTATAAAGTTCTTCATATTTTACACTGTTGTCTTTCTTAATAGCCCAATACGTTTGTCTGCTTTATTGCTCTTAGACTTAGATATTATTCGTTTACACAACGCAAACAAAGGAGTCAGTAATTATAAGAGTTATCTCCAGCAATAACCTGtgtgataataataactgtttGAAATCATCAAAATTTGACTGGTTAGATTGAATTTTGACTTCACTCTCTACCTCAACATGATGGATCCTATCGTATCTATACATTACTGCT comes from Schistosoma haematobium chromosome 3, whole genome shotgun sequence and encodes:
- the HMGB2_2 gene encoding High mobility group (EggNog:ENOG410VDMV~COG:K); translated protein: MNKTKDKNKPKGPMSAYACFVQVIREEHKKKHPGEQIVFSDFSKKCAERWKLMTPKEKKRFEDLAVLDRERFNREMCDYVPPDGMKKGKKRKGPKDPTVPARAWSAFFFFCDEFRSKVRESNPDWKVADIAKELGRQWETCQDKAKYELLAQKDKQRYEEDMIKYRAGTYVPREKKLAGAVSNSASIRTSEAQNPDCATVTSAGGDENGAELEDEDDGEPDEGEEE